One genomic window of Eriocheir sinensis breed Jianghai 21 chromosome 57, ASM2467909v1, whole genome shotgun sequence includes the following:
- the LOC126984712 gene encoding uncharacterized protein LOC126984712 isoform X8 — protein MVLRRNIGHEGESRRSDVVEIFDYGDETGGETGDETGDVTGDETGDETGGETGDETGGDGGDETGGETGDETGGETGDGGDETGGETGDGGDKTRGETGDGGDETGGETGGETGGETGGETGGETGDTTGYETGDETGDETVDVHVEDKFNDFFVTLLKKLYETGGETGGETGDTPGYETIDETGDVDVHVEDKFNDFLVKLLMKLYETGDTTGGETGDTTGGETEDTTGGETEDEIGGVDVHVENKFNDFLLKLLMKLYETGGETGDETHYETGGETGDETLYETGGETGDETLYETGGETGDETHYETGGETGDETLYETGGETGDETHYETGGETGDETHYETGGETGHETLYETGGETGHETLYETGGETGDETLYETGGETGGETGGEIRGETGGETPGETGKETLYETGDETLYETGDERVYKSGDERGDITGHTEVKHDENPGETRVETLYETGDETCLTSASPLIITTTQVTWVPTVVTMLAVNVITTEVTITSSTLLDGDLVSSTRVITIPSTQVSTITTSVTTNILITTKIPYTSTRVEMVTEFTTLTDVKVEGVYSTKYWLETLTTTTTLTTTRYRPISLWVNAVSCRTYTTLTKTFTPVIKPRVPVTSQAEHHPGVTSLSGHHPGVTSQVRSHTPTVTKYYTAWGTRTQTVTKPALVTVQVTIDRQPGEPCIQVTSPVAPSREYADLPDQGVYVRPVPGRDPDGGDRHFHGSNHGVEKSLPADHHLRVEQDEDAHGGTRHIIHSQDDHQYKNEKLPDEHHSQAKENEPLTFKEKMKVKMLDSMNYLEDKMLERTLQLESLLLWPFEVEEKGEGQEGPSYVDAMKHGIKNAIKSKFEGLYELSLRKFNWLHYMLGEEDDEASAEASERENEA, from the exons ATGGTGTTGAGGAGGAACATTGGACACGAAGGGGAATCGCGTAGATCTGATGTGGTTGAAATTTTTGATTATGGTGATGAAACTGGAGGTGAAACTGGTGATGAAACTGGTGATGTAACTGGTGATGAAACTGGTGATGAAACTGGAGGTGAAACTGGTGATGAaactggaggtgatggtggtgatgaaactgGAGGTGAAACTGGTGATGAAACTGGAGGTgaaactggtgatggtggtgatgaaactgGAGGTgaaactggtgatggtggtgataaaacTAGAGGTgaaactggtgatggtggtgatgaaactgGAGGTGAAACTGGAGGTGAAACTGGAGGTGAAACTGGAGGTGAAACTGGAGGTGAAACTGGAGATACGACTGGATATGAAACGGGAGATGAAACGGGAGATGAAACTGTTGATGTTCATGTTGAAGATAAGTTTAATGATTTTTTTGTGACACTGTTGAAGAAACTCTACGAAACTGGAGGTGAAACTGGAGGTGAAACTGGTGATACGCCTGGTTATGAGACGATAGATGAAACTGGTGATGTTGATGTTCATGTTGAAGATAAGTTTAATGATTTTTTGGTGAAACTGTTGATGAAACTCTACGAAACTGGAGATACGACTGGAGGTGAAACTGGAGATACGACTGGAGGTGAAACTGAAGATACGACTGGAGGTGAAACGGAAGATGaaattggtggtgttgatgttcaTGTTGAAAATAAGTTTAATGATTTTTTGCTGAAACTGTTGATGAAACTCTACGAAACTGGAG GTGAAACTGGTGATGAAACACACTACGAAACTGGAGGTGAAACTGGTGATGAAACACTCTACGAAACTGGAG GTGAAACTGGTGATGAAACACTCTACGAAACTGGAGGTGAAACTGGTGATGAAACACACTACGAAACTGGAGGTGAAACTGGTGATGAAACACTCTACGAAACTGGAGGTGAAACTGGTGATGAAACACACTACGAAACTGGAG GTGAAACTGGTGATGAAACGCACTACGAAACTGGAGGTGAAACTGGTCATGAAACACTCTACGAAACTGGAGGTGAAACTGGTCATGAAACACTCTACGAAACTGGAGGTGAAACTGGTGATGAAACACTCTACGAAACTGGAGGTGAGACTGGAGGTGAGACTGGAGGTGAGATTAGAGGTGAAACTGGAGGCGAAACTCCTGGTGAAACTGGTAAGGAAACGCTCTACGAAACTGGTGATGAAACGCTCTACGAAACTGGTGATGAAAGGGTCTACAAAAGTGGTGATGAACGTGGTGATATAACCGGTCATACTGAAGTGAAGCATGATGAAAATCCAGGTGAAACTCGTGTTGAAACTCTCTACGAAACTGGTGATGAAACTTGCCTCACCAGCGCCTcaccactcatcatcaccaccacacaggtCACATGGGTTCCAACGGTGGTGACTATGCTCGCTGTCAACGTCATCACCACCGAGGTCACCATCACTTCGTCCACACTCCTTGATGGTGACCTCGTATCATCAACACGTGTCATCACCATTCCCAGTACCCAGGTCAGCACTAtcaccacctccgtcaccactAACATATTGATCACCACCAAGATACCTTACACCAGTACCCGCGTGGAGATGGTTACCGAATTCACCACACTCACGGATGTCAAAGTCGAGGGGGTCTACTCAACTAAATACTGGCTCGAGACTCTCACCACGACCACAACACTGACCACGACACGGTACAGACCTATCTCTCTCTGGGTCAATGCTGTGTCTTGTCGAACATACACCACCCTCACGAAGACTTTCACGCCAGTCATCAAACCTCGCGTACCCGTCACCAGCCAGGCAGAACATCACCCAGGAGTCACGAGTCTGTCAGGACATCACCCAGGAGTCACCAGTCAGGTCAGGTCCCATACACCAACTGTCACCAAGTACTACACAGCCTGGGGGACAAGGACTCAAACGGTCACCAAGCCAGCCCTCGTGACAGTCCAGGTGACCATAGACAGACAGCCTGGTGAGCCTTGTATCCAGGTGACAAGTCCGGTAGCCCCCAGTAGAGAGTATGCGGATCTGCCCGACCAAGGTGTGTATGTAAGGCCTGTACCTGGGAGAGATCCTGATGGGGGTGATCGGCATTTCCACGGGTCGAATCATGGTGTGGAAAAAAGTCTCCCAGCAGACCATCACTTACGGGTTGAACAGGACGAAGATGCGCATGGTGGGACAAGGCACATCATCCACTCTCAAGATGACCACCAATACAAGAACGAGAAATTGCCAGACGAGCATCACAGTCAAGCTAAGGAGAACGAACCACTGACatttaaagagaagatgaaggtcaAAATGTTGGACAGCATGAATTACCTCGAGGATAAAATGCTGGAGAGAACATTGCAGTTGGAATCCCTACTCTTGTGGCCGtttgaagtggaggaaaagggagagggacaagAAGGGCCGAGTTATGTAGACGCGATGAAGCACGGGATAAAGAACGCCATAAAGAGCAAATTCGAGGGATTGTATGAGTTAAGTCTCCGAAAGTTCAATTGGCTTCACTACATGCTTGGAGAGGAGGATGATGAAGCTTCGGCTGAGGCTTCGGAACGGGAAAATGAAGCTTAG
- the LOC126984712 gene encoding uncharacterized protein LOC126984712 isoform X3, translating to MVLRRNIGHEGESRRSDVVEIFDYGDETGGETGDETGDVTGDETGDETGGETGDETGGDGGDETGGETGDETGGETGDGGDETGGETGDGGDKTRGETGDGGDETGGETGGETGGETGGETGGETGDTTGYETGDETGDETVDVHVEDKFNDFFVTLLKKLYETGGETGGETGDTPGYETIDETGDVDVHVEDKFNDFLVKLLMKLYETGDTTGGETGDTTGGETEDTTGGETEDEIGGVDVHVENKFNDFLLKLLMKLYETGGETGDETHYETGGETGDETLYETGGETGDETHYETGGETGDETLYETGGETGDETHYETGGETGDETLYETGGETGDETHYETGGETGHETLYETGGETGHETLYETGGETGDETLYETGGETGGETGGEIRGETGGETPGETGKETLYETGDETLYETGDERVYKSGDERGDITGHTEVKHDENPGETRVETLYETGDETCLTSASPLIITTTQVTWVPTVVTMLAVNVITTEVTITSSTLLDGDLVSSTRVITIPSTQVSTITTSVTTNILITTKIPYTSTRVEMVTEFTTLTDVKVEGVYSTKYWLETLTTTTTLTTTRYRPISLWVNAVSCRTYTTLTKTFTPVIKPRVPVTSQAEHHPGVTSLSGHHPGVTSQVRSHTPTVTKYYTAWGTRTQTVTKPALVTVQVTIDRQPGEPCIQVTSPVAPSREYADLPDQGVYVRPVPGRDPDGGDRHFHGSNHGVEKSLPADHHLRVEQDEDAHGGTRHIIHSQDDHQYKNEKLPDEHHSQAKENEPLTFKEKMKVKMLDSMNYLEDKMLERTLQLESLLLWPFEVEEKGEGQEGPSYVDAMKHGIKNAIKSKFEGLYELSLRKFNWLHYMLGEEDDEASAEASERENEA from the exons ATGGTGTTGAGGAGGAACATTGGACACGAAGGGGAATCGCGTAGATCTGATGTGGTTGAAATTTTTGATTATGGTGATGAAACTGGAGGTGAAACTGGTGATGAAACTGGTGATGTAACTGGTGATGAAACTGGTGATGAAACTGGAGGTGAAACTGGTGATGAaactggaggtgatggtggtgatgaaactgGAGGTGAAACTGGTGATGAAACTGGAGGTgaaactggtgatggtggtgatgaaactgGAGGTgaaactggtgatggtggtgataaaacTAGAGGTgaaactggtgatggtggtgatgaaactgGAGGTGAAACTGGAGGTGAAACTGGAGGTGAAACTGGAGGTGAAACTGGAGGTGAAACTGGAGATACGACTGGATATGAAACGGGAGATGAAACGGGAGATGAAACTGTTGATGTTCATGTTGAAGATAAGTTTAATGATTTTTTTGTGACACTGTTGAAGAAACTCTACGAAACTGGAGGTGAAACTGGAGGTGAAACTGGTGATACGCCTGGTTATGAGACGATAGATGAAACTGGTGATGTTGATGTTCATGTTGAAGATAAGTTTAATGATTTTTTGGTGAAACTGTTGATGAAACTCTACGAAACTGGAGATACGACTGGAGGTGAAACTGGAGATACGACTGGAGGTGAAACTGAAGATACGACTGGAGGTGAAACGGAAGATGaaattggtggtgttgatgttcaTGTTGAAAATAAGTTTAATGATTTTTTGCTGAAACTGTTGATGAAACTCTACGAAACTGGAG GTGAAACTGGTGATGAAACACACTACGAAACTGGAG GTGAAACTGGTGATGAAACACTCTACGAAACTGGAGGTGAAACTGGTGATGAAACACACTACGAAACTGGAGGTGAAACTGGTGATGAAACACTCTACGAAACTGGAGGTGAAACTGGTGATGAAACACACTACGAAACTGGAGGTGAAACTGGTGATGAAACACTCTACGAAACTGGAGGTGAAACTGGTGATGAAACGCACTACGAAACTGGAGGTGAAACTGGTCATGAAACACTCTACGAAACTGGAGGTGAAACTGGTCATGAAACACTCTACGAAACTGGAGGTGAAACTGGTGATGAAACACTCTACGAAACTGGAGGTGAGACTGGAGGTGAGACTGGAGGTGAGATTAGAGGTGAAACTGGAGGCGAAACTCCTGGTGAAACTGGTAAGGAAACGCTCTACGAAACTGGTGATGAAACGCTCTACGAAACTGGTGATGAAAGGGTCTACAAAAGTGGTGATGAACGTGGTGATATAACCGGTCATACTGAAGTGAAGCATGATGAAAATCCAGGTGAAACTCGTGTTGAAACTCTCTACGAAACTGGTGATGAAACTTGCCTCACCAGCGCCTcaccactcatcatcaccaccacacaggtCACATGGGTTCCAACGGTGGTGACTATGCTCGCTGTCAACGTCATCACCACCGAGGTCACCATCACTTCGTCCACACTCCTTGATGGTGACCTCGTATCATCAACACGTGTCATCACCATTCCCAGTACCCAGGTCAGCACTAtcaccacctccgtcaccactAACATATTGATCACCACCAAGATACCTTACACCAGTACCCGCGTGGAGATGGTTACCGAATTCACCACACTCACGGATGTCAAAGTCGAGGGGGTCTACTCAACTAAATACTGGCTCGAGACTCTCACCACGACCACAACACTGACCACGACACGGTACAGACCTATCTCTCTCTGGGTCAATGCTGTGTCTTGTCGAACATACACCACCCTCACGAAGACTTTCACGCCAGTCATCAAACCTCGCGTACCCGTCACCAGCCAGGCAGAACATCACCCAGGAGTCACGAGTCTGTCAGGACATCACCCAGGAGTCACCAGTCAGGTCAGGTCCCATACACCAACTGTCACCAAGTACTACACAGCCTGGGGGACAAGGACTCAAACGGTCACCAAGCCAGCCCTCGTGACAGTCCAGGTGACCATAGACAGACAGCCTGGTGAGCCTTGTATCCAGGTGACAAGTCCGGTAGCCCCCAGTAGAGAGTATGCGGATCTGCCCGACCAAGGTGTGTATGTAAGGCCTGTACCTGGGAGAGATCCTGATGGGGGTGATCGGCATTTCCACGGGTCGAATCATGGTGTGGAAAAAAGTCTCCCAGCAGACCATCACTTACGGGTTGAACAGGACGAAGATGCGCATGGTGGGACAAGGCACATCATCCACTCTCAAGATGACCACCAATACAAGAACGAGAAATTGCCAGACGAGCATCACAGTCAAGCTAAGGAGAACGAACCACTGACatttaaagagaagatgaaggtcaAAATGTTGGACAGCATGAATTACCTCGAGGATAAAATGCTGGAGAGAACATTGCAGTTGGAATCCCTACTCTTGTGGCCGtttgaagtggaggaaaagggagagggacaagAAGGGCCGAGTTATGTAGACGCGATGAAGCACGGGATAAAGAACGCCATAAAGAGCAAATTCGAGGGATTGTATGAGTTAAGTCTCCGAAAGTTCAATTGGCTTCACTACATGCTTGGAGAGGAGGATGATGAAGCTTCGGCTGAGGCTTCGGAACGGGAAAATGAAGCTTAG
- the LOC126984712 gene encoding uncharacterized protein LOC126984712 isoform X2, translating to MVLRRNIGHEGESRRSDVVEIFDYGDETGGETGDETGDVTGDETGDETGGETGDETGGDGGDETGGETGDETGGETGDGGDETGGETGDGGDETGGETGGETGGETGGETGGETGDTTGYETGDETGDETVDVHVEDKFNDFFVTLLKKLYETGGETGGETGDTPGYETIDETGDVDVHVEDKFNDFLVKLLMKLYETGDTTGGETGDTTGGETEDTTGGETEDEIGGVDVHVENKFNDFLLKLLMKLYETGGETGDETHYETGGETGDETLYETGGETGDETLYETGGETGDETHYETGGETGDETLYETGGETGDETHYETGGETGDETLYETGGETGDETHYETGGETGHETLYETGGETGHETLYETGGETGDETLYETGGETGGETGGEIRGETGGETPGETGKETLYETGDETLYETGDERVYKSGDERGDITGHTEVKHDENPGETRVETLYETGDETCLTSASPLIITTTQVTWVPTVVTMLAVNVITTEVTITSSTLLDGDLVSSTRVITIPSTQVSTITTSVTTNILITTKIPYTSTRVEMVTEFTTLTDVKVEGVYSTKYWLETLTTTTTLTTTRYRPISLWVNAVSCRTYTTLTKTFTPVIKPRVPVTSQAEHHPGVTSLSGHHPGVTSQVRSHTPTVTKYYTAWGTRTQTVTKPALVTVQVTIDRQPGEPCIQVTSPVAPSREYADLPDQGVYVRPVPGRDPDGGDRHFHGSNHGVEKSLPADHHLRVEQDEDAHGGTRHIIHSQDDHQYKNEKLPDEHHSQAKENEPLTFKEKMKVKMLDSMNYLEDKMLERTLQLESLLLWPFEVEEKGEGQEGPSYVDAMKHGIKNAIKSKFEGLYELSLRKFNWLHYMLGEEDDEASAEASERENEA from the exons ATGGTGTTGAGGAGGAACATTGGACACGAAGGGGAATCGCGTAGATCTGATGTGGTTGAAATTTTTGATTATGGTGATGAAACTGGAGGTGAAACTGGTGATGAAACTGGTGATGTAACTGGTGATGAAACTGGTGATGAAACTGGAGGTGAAACTGGTGATGAaactggaggtgatggtggtgatgaaactgGAGGTGAAACTGGTGATGAAACTGGAGGTgaaactggtgatggtggtgatgaaactgGAG GTgaaactggtgatggtggtgatgaaactgGAGGTGAAACTGGAGGTGAAACTGGAGGTGAAACTGGAGGTGAAACTGGAGGTGAAACTGGAGATACGACTGGATATGAAACGGGAGATGAAACGGGAGATGAAACTGTTGATGTTCATGTTGAAGATAAGTTTAATGATTTTTTTGTGACACTGTTGAAGAAACTCTACGAAACTGGAGGTGAAACTGGAGGTGAAACTGGTGATACGCCTGGTTATGAGACGATAGATGAAACTGGTGATGTTGATGTTCATGTTGAAGATAAGTTTAATGATTTTTTGGTGAAACTGTTGATGAAACTCTACGAAACTGGAGATACGACTGGAGGTGAAACTGGAGATACGACTGGAGGTGAAACTGAAGATACGACTGGAGGTGAAACGGAAGATGaaattggtggtgttgatgttcaTGTTGAAAATAAGTTTAATGATTTTTTGCTGAAACTGTTGATGAAACTCTACGAAACTGGAG GTGAAACTGGTGATGAAACACACTACGAAACTGGAGGTGAAACTGGTGATGAAACACTCTACGAAACTGGAG GTGAAACTGGTGATGAAACACTCTACGAAACTGGAGGTGAAACTGGTGATGAAACACACTACGAAACTGGAGGTGAAACTGGTGATGAAACACTCTACGAAACTGGAGGTGAAACTGGTGATGAAACACACTACGAAACTGGAGGTGAAACTGGTGATGAAACACTCTACGAAACTGGAGGTGAAACTGGTGATGAAACGCACTACGAAACTGGAGGTGAAACTGGTCATGAAACACTCTACGAAACTGGAGGTGAAACTGGTCATGAAACACTCTACGAAACTGGAGGTGAAACTGGTGATGAAACACTCTACGAAACTGGAGGTGAGACTGGAGGTGAGACTGGAGGTGAGATTAGAGGTGAAACTGGAGGCGAAACTCCTGGTGAAACTGGTAAGGAAACGCTCTACGAAACTGGTGATGAAACGCTCTACGAAACTGGTGATGAAAGGGTCTACAAAAGTGGTGATGAACGTGGTGATATAACCGGTCATACTGAAGTGAAGCATGATGAAAATCCAGGTGAAACTCGTGTTGAAACTCTCTACGAAACTGGTGATGAAACTTGCCTCACCAGCGCCTcaccactcatcatcaccaccacacaggtCACATGGGTTCCAACGGTGGTGACTATGCTCGCTGTCAACGTCATCACCACCGAGGTCACCATCACTTCGTCCACACTCCTTGATGGTGACCTCGTATCATCAACACGTGTCATCACCATTCCCAGTACCCAGGTCAGCACTAtcaccacctccgtcaccactAACATATTGATCACCACCAAGATACCTTACACCAGTACCCGCGTGGAGATGGTTACCGAATTCACCACACTCACGGATGTCAAAGTCGAGGGGGTCTACTCAACTAAATACTGGCTCGAGACTCTCACCACGACCACAACACTGACCACGACACGGTACAGACCTATCTCTCTCTGGGTCAATGCTGTGTCTTGTCGAACATACACCACCCTCACGAAGACTTTCACGCCAGTCATCAAACCTCGCGTACCCGTCACCAGCCAGGCAGAACATCACCCAGGAGTCACGAGTCTGTCAGGACATCACCCAGGAGTCACCAGTCAGGTCAGGTCCCATACACCAACTGTCACCAAGTACTACACAGCCTGGGGGACAAGGACTCAAACGGTCACCAAGCCAGCCCTCGTGACAGTCCAGGTGACCATAGACAGACAGCCTGGTGAGCCTTGTATCCAGGTGACAAGTCCGGTAGCCCCCAGTAGAGAGTATGCGGATCTGCCCGACCAAGGTGTGTATGTAAGGCCTGTACCTGGGAGAGATCCTGATGGGGGTGATCGGCATTTCCACGGGTCGAATCATGGTGTGGAAAAAAGTCTCCCAGCAGACCATCACTTACGGGTTGAACAGGACGAAGATGCGCATGGTGGGACAAGGCACATCATCCACTCTCAAGATGACCACCAATACAAGAACGAGAAATTGCCAGACGAGCATCACAGTCAAGCTAAGGAGAACGAACCACTGACatttaaagagaagatgaaggtcaAAATGTTGGACAGCATGAATTACCTCGAGGATAAAATGCTGGAGAGAACATTGCAGTTGGAATCCCTACTCTTGTGGCCGtttgaagtggaggaaaagggagagggacaagAAGGGCCGAGTTATGTAGACGCGATGAAGCACGGGATAAAGAACGCCATAAAGAGCAAATTCGAGGGATTGTATGAGTTAAGTCTCCGAAAGTTCAATTGGCTTCACTACATGCTTGGAGAGGAGGATGATGAAGCTTCGGCTGAGGCTTCGGAACGGGAAAATGAAGCTTAG
- the LOC126984712 gene encoding uncharacterized protein LOC126984712 isoform X13: MVLRRNIGHEGESRRSDVVEIFDYGDETGGETGDETGDVTGDETGDETGGETGDETGGDGGDETGGETGDETGGETGDGGDETGGETGDGGDKTRGETGDGGDETGGETGGETGGETGGETGGETGDTTGYETGDETGDETVDVHVEDKFNDFFVTLLKKLYETGGETGGETGDTPGYETIDETGDVDVHVEDKFNDFLVKLLMKLYETGDTTGGETGDTTGGETEDTTGGETEDEIGGVDVHVENKFNDFLLKLLMKLYETGGETGDETHYETGGETGDETLYETGGETGDETLYETGGETGDETHYETGGETGDETLYETGGETGDETHYETGGETGHETLYETGGETGHETLYETGGETGDETLYETGGETGGETGGEIRGETGGETPGETGKETLYETGDETLYETGDERVYKSGDERGDITGHTEVKHDENPGETRVETLYETGDETCLTSASPLIITTTQVTWVPTVVTMLAVNVITTEVTITSSTLLDGDLVSSTRVITIPSTQVSTITTSVTTNILITTKIPYTSTRVEMVTEFTTLTDVKVEGVYSTKYWLETLTTTTTLTTTRYRPISLWVNAVSCRTYTTLTKTFTPVIKPRVPVTSQAEHHPGVTSLSGHHPGVTSQVRSHTPTVTKYYTAWGTRTQTVTKPALVTVQVTIDRQPGEPCIQVTSPVAPSREYADLPDQGVYVRPVPGRDPDGGDRHFHGSNHGVEKSLPADHHLRVEQDEDAHGGTRHIIHSQDDHQYKNEKLPDEHHSQAKENEPLTFKEKMKVKMLDSMNYLEDKMLERTLQLESLLLWPFEVEEKGEGQEGPSYVDAMKHGIKNAIKSKFEGLYELSLRKFNWLHYMLGEEDDEASAEASERENEA; this comes from the exons ATGGTGTTGAGGAGGAACATTGGACACGAAGGGGAATCGCGTAGATCTGATGTGGTTGAAATTTTTGATTATGGTGATGAAACTGGAGGTGAAACTGGTGATGAAACTGGTGATGTAACTGGTGATGAAACTGGTGATGAAACTGGAGGTGAAACTGGTGATGAaactggaggtgatggtggtgatgaaactgGAGGTGAAACTGGTGATGAAACTGGAGGTgaaactggtgatggtggtgatgaaactgGAGGTgaaactggtgatggtggtgataaaacTAGAGGTgaaactggtgatggtggtgatgaaactgGAGGTGAAACTGGAGGTGAAACTGGAGGTGAAACTGGAGGTGAAACTGGAGGTGAAACTGGAGATACGACTGGATATGAAACGGGAGATGAAACGGGAGATGAAACTGTTGATGTTCATGTTGAAGATAAGTTTAATGATTTTTTTGTGACACTGTTGAAGAAACTCTACGAAACTGGAGGTGAAACTGGAGGTGAAACTGGTGATACGCCTGGTTATGAGACGATAGATGAAACTGGTGATGTTGATGTTCATGTTGAAGATAAGTTTAATGATTTTTTGGTGAAACTGTTGATGAAACTCTACGAAACTGGAGATACGACTGGAGGTGAAACTGGAGATACGACTGGAGGTGAAACTGAAGATACGACTGGAGGTGAAACGGAAGATGaaattggtggtgttgatgttcaTGTTGAAAATAAGTTTAATGATTTTTTGCTGAAACTGTTGATGAAACTCTACGAAACTGGAG GTGAAACTGGTGATGAAACACACTACGAAACTGGAGGTGAAACTGGTGATGAAACACTCTACGAAACTGGAG GTGAAACTGGTGATGAAACACTCTACGAAACTGGAGGTGAAACTGGTGATGAAACACACTACGAAACTGGAGGTGAAACTGGTGATGAAACACTCTACGAAACTGGAGGTGAAACTGGTGATGAAACACACTACGAAACTGGAG GTGAAACTGGTCATGAAACACTCTACGAAACTGGAGGTGAAACTGGTCATGAAACACTCTACGAAACTGGAGGTGAAACTGGTGATGAAACACTCTACGAAACTGGAGGTGAGACTGGAGGTGAGACTGGAGGTGAGATTAGAGGTGAAACTGGAGGCGAAACTCCTGGTGAAACTGGTAAGGAAACGCTCTACGAAACTGGTGATGAAACGCTCTACGAAACTGGTGATGAAAGGGTCTACAAAAGTGGTGATGAACGTGGTGATATAACCGGTCATACTGAAGTGAAGCATGATGAAAATCCAGGTGAAACTCGTGTTGAAACTCTCTACGAAACTGGTGATGAAACTTGCCTCACCAGCGCCTcaccactcatcatcaccaccacacaggtCACATGGGTTCCAACGGTGGTGACTATGCTCGCTGTCAACGTCATCACCACCGAGGTCACCATCACTTCGTCCACACTCCTTGATGGTGACCTCGTATCATCAACACGTGTCATCACCATTCCCAGTACCCAGGTCAGCACTAtcaccacctccgtcaccactAACATATTGATCACCACCAAGATACCTTACACCAGTACCCGCGTGGAGATGGTTACCGAATTCACCACACTCACGGATGTCAAAGTCGAGGGGGTCTACTCAACTAAATACTGGCTCGAGACTCTCACCACGACCACAACACTGACCACGACACGGTACAGACCTATCTCTCTCTGGGTCAATGCTGTGTCTTGTCGAACATACACCACCCTCACGAAGACTTTCACGCCAGTCATCAAACCTCGCGTACCCGTCACCAGCCAGGCAGAACATCACCCAGGAGTCACGAGTCTGTCAGGACATCACCCAGGAGTCACCAGTCAGGTCAGGTCCCATACACCAACTGTCACCAAGTACTACACAGCCTGGGGGACAAGGACTCAAACGGTCACCAAGCCAGCCCTCGTGACAGTCCAGGTGACCATAGACAGACAGCCTGGTGAGCCTTGTATCCAGGTGACAAGTCCGGTAGCCCCCAGTAGAGAGTATGCGGATCTGCCCGACCAAGGTGTGTATGTAAGGCCTGTACCTGGGAGAGATCCTGATGGGGGTGATCGGCATTTCCACGGGTCGAATCATGGTGTGGAAAAAAGTCTCCCAGCAGACCATCACTTACGGGTTGAACAGGACGAAGATGCGCATGGTGGGACAAGGCACATCATCCACTCTCAAGATGACCACCAATACAAGAACGAGAAATTGCCAGACGAGCATCACAGTCAAGCTAAGGAGAACGAACCACTGACatttaaagagaagatgaaggtcaAAATGTTGGACAGCATGAATTACCTCGAGGATAAAATGCTGGAGAGAACATTGCAGTTGGAATCCCTACTCTTGTGGCCGtttgaagtggaggaaaagggagagggacaagAAGGGCCGAGTTATGTAGACGCGATGAAGCACGGGATAAAGAACGCCATAAAGAGCAAATTCGAGGGATTGTATGAGTTAAGTCTCCGAAAGTTCAATTGGCTTCACTACATGCTTGGAGAGGAGGATGATGAAGCTTCGGCTGAGGCTTCGGAACGGGAAAATGAAGCTTAG